The Toxotes jaculatrix isolate fToxJac2 chromosome 21, fToxJac2.pri, whole genome shotgun sequence genome includes a region encoding these proteins:
- the pvalb9 gene encoding parvalbumin 9 translates to MSLTSILSAEAIENAVKDCQAPDSFCYKKFFQLCGLSSKTPKEVRDVFQILDEDNSGYIEESELKYFLQRFVPGARTLTEAETKSFISAADDDSDGRIGAEEFQTMVLS, encoded by the exons ATGTCGCTCACCTCCATCCTTTCAGCTGAGGCCATTGAAAATGCTGTCAAGGACTGTCAAG CTCCGGACTCATTCTGCTACAAGaagtttttccagctgtgtggTCTGTCCTCAAAGACGCCCAAGGAGGTCAGAGATGTCTTCCAGATCCTTGATGAGGACAACAGTGGCTACATCGAGGAGTCTGAGCTCAA GTACTTCCTGCAGCGGTTCGTCCCCGGGGCACGGACACTGACCGAGGCAGAAACCAAGAGCTTCATCTCAGCagctgatgatgacagtgatggcAGAATTGGAGCAGAGG AATTCCAGACTATGGTCCTGTCCTGA
- the ccz1 gene encoding vacuolar fusion protein CCZ1 homolog: protein MLMISPRMASGMQEKQYTPSLLSFFIYNPTFGPREGEEEKKILFYHPSDVEKNEKIRNVGLCEAIVQFTRTFCPTKPAKSLHTQKNRQFFFEPEDNFWIVMVVRNPMIEKPNKDGKPPTVEYQEEEILDTVYGAVVRQCYSMYKLFNGTFGRAMEAGGVELLTQKLEKFFYRYLQTLHLQSCDLLDVFGGISFFPLDKMTYLKIQSFVNRVEESLSLIKYTAFLYNDQLIWSGLEQDDMRILYKYLTTSLFPRHSEPELAGRDSPLRPEVTGNLLHYGRFLTGPTNLKDPEAKFRFPKIFVSTGDGYEELHLIVYKAMSAAACFMISASVELTRDFCEQLDSLVGPQLTLLASDICEQFTINRRISGPEKEPQFKFIYFNHMNLAEKSTIHMRKTASVCLTSVHPDLMKILGDINCDFARVDEDEEIIVKAMTDYWVVGKKSDQRELYVILNQKNANLIEVNEEVKRLCATQFNNIFFLD, encoded by the exons ATGCTGATGATAAG TCCCAGAATGGCCTCAGGAATGCAAGAGAAACAGTACACACCGTCTCTGCTTAGTTTTTTCATTTATAACCCTACATTTGGACCACGGGAAGGAGAG GAAGAGAAGAAGATTTTGTTTTACCATCCCAGTGATGTTGAGAAGAATGAGAAGATCCGAAATGTGGGCCTGTGTGAAGCCATTGTACAGTTCACCAG GACGTTCTGTCCGACAAAACCAGCTAAATCcttgcacacacagaagaaccGGCAGTTTTTCTTTGAGCCCGAGGACAATTTTTGGATAGTCATG GTGGTTCGAAACCCAATGATCGAGAAACCAAACAAAGACGGTAAACCTCCCACAGTAGAATATCAGGAAGAGGAAATACTT GATACTGTTTATGGTGCAGTTGTAAGGCAATGCTACAGTATGTACAAG CTCTTCAATGGCACATTTGGCAGAGCAATGGAAGCCGGCGGAGTGGAGCTGCTCACTCAGAAGCTTGAAAAATTCTTCTACAGg TATCTGCAGACTCTCCACTTGCAGTCCTGCGACCTGCTGGATGTATTTGGAGGCATCAGCTTCTTCCCACTGGACAAGATGACCTACCTGAAGATCCAGTCCTTTGTCaacagagtggaggagagcctCAGCCTGATCAAATACACAGCCTTCCTGTATAACGACCAGCTTATCTG GAGCGGACTGGAACAAGACGACATGAGGATCCTGTACAAGTACCTGACCACCTCGCTGTTCCCCAGACACTCTGAACCAGAG TTGGCTGGCAGGGACTCTCCTCTGAGGCCAGAGGTCACAGGGAATTTGTTGCACTATGGAAG GTTTTTGACAGGACCCACCAATCTCAAAGATCCAGAGGCCAAATTCCGATTTCCAAAAATATTTGTCAGCACGGGGGACGGTTACGAGGAGCTGCATCTGATTGTTTATAAG GCAATGAGCGCTGCAGCTTGTTTTATGATCAGTG CCTCTGTGGAGCTGACAAGGGACTTCTGTGAACAACTGGACAGCTTGGTGGGCCCTCAGCTTACCTTGCTGGCATCTGATATATGTGAACAATTCACCATTAACCGCAGGATATCAGG GCCAGAGAAGGAGCCCCAGTTTAAGTTCATCTACTTCAACCACATGAACCTGGCAGAGAAGAGCACCATCCATATGAGGAAGACTGCCAGTGTCTGCCTCACCTCTGTCCATCCTGACCTCATGAAGATCCTGGGAGACATCAACTGTGACTTTGCCAG GgttgatgaagatgaagaaatcATCGTAAAAGCTATGACAGACTACTGGGTAGTCGGCAAGAAGTCAGACCAGAGAGAACTGTATGTGATCCTGAACCAGAAGAACGCCAATTTAATTGAAGTAAACG AGGAGGTTAAGAGGCTTTGTGCAACACAGTTCAACAACATATTCTTCTTGGACTGA
- the dlgap5 gene encoding disks large-associated protein 5, whose amino-acid sequence MDIMESRFAHLRQRDASVSMLRVKMSRRRSQSQKENRERAMNTRRQLDKLPELEMSSLDASIAVGNMSTIQEKTQNNAKPAKSGAIEERLKQLERWKERKALEKEKEKREKERKGVFKTGLYHPKDTLTIVALPVVPAAPKRAKETKVNPAPSQSTRVTRSMKQQLQQPLKTQDPNTVAKKAQPAVERSTRTRVAPVKPAPAPVTTKAKVCAVEPVRALSTRSASRPPVTAVPVVKDKPKDKAADVRTTRKRAIVNPVVPPSGRERNCKATVNDTAQPPVPKEPEIEEPARVHPPSPTPCSEEEDVVFDQAPADAPSSLSSFAPEGFVFQAPAGLSCFKFEPLTPRSADAFLTPSTSFNIPPAPVFNLEPQVELSKPSPPKSPCRSPPRTSPTVAPPTSGSPLESKHDVPYFRSEIANETDRLTTLCSHWESKVEDESIPEEMRDRMRTAVGQARLLMKERFNQFSGLVDDCELGRGEKITTCTDLQGFWDMVYYQVEDVNKKFEALKEAEGRGWVEEHKPPPRQRKVVKKPAAVPAKPTGTKAAAKSRLAAVKAAMKARQQAAEAEKAAKDAGKSEDDPSVNSQEPQPQTGAHMSDTVLFDGGFFQVESPAKPSGSVRRSNRLSAAVPPQASPCSNYLTPRRVTRRSLALAQTPAQAVASPAQPVLTPARMCLTLDETPAQAPKPQCATPQSSQERKDTVNVSLCFSPVKEVLSDDTQPEGGPSQQTETVSTQENPELSTAIPVHSLPSISVVEEQDEPAEAVDVDPPVSPRLSLSLCKTPTPAFPEPSSSLSFTLSPCMTPCQPPISSLPAVHGQVEAQVSVCCTPDSSVVEEIPGLDFERYLQPSQRCSLSPRETVAMETLSPMAVDVEMESPRSQSEDLLTQQEPALTAVPSVLNLQSPQVQTAESALLLFTPDLSNRIRQSVCPSDLMVFTPPSNM is encoded by the exons ATGG ATATCATGGAGTCTCGATTTGCTCACCTGCGCCAGCGGGATGCCAGCGTGTCCATGCTGAGGGTAAAAATGTCCCGCAGAAGGTCCCAGTCCCAGAAGGAGAACCGAGAACGTGCCATGAACACACGCAGGCAGCTAGACAAGCTCCCAGAGCTGGAAATGTCTTCCCTGGATGCCTCCATCGCAGTGGGCAACATGTCAACCATTCAGGAGAAGACGCAGAACAATGCAAAACCTGCTAAAA GTGGAGCCATAGAAGAGAGGCTGAAACAGCTTGAGCGCTGGAAAGAGCGTAAGGCTCttgagaaggagaaagaaaagagagaaaaggagcgTAAAGGGGTTTTTAAGACTGGCCTCTATCATCCAAAGGACACCCTCACCATTGTAGCCCTGCCTGTGGTCCCAGCTGCCCCAAAAAGAGCTAAGGAG ACAAAAGTGAACCCAGCACCATCCCAGAGTACCAGAGTCACCCGTTCAATGAAACAGCAACTGCAGCAG CCTCTGAAGACACAGGACCCAAACACTGTGGCAAAAAAAG CTCAACCTGCTGTGGAAAGATCAACCAGAACCCGGGTAGCTCCTGTCAAACCTGCACCAGCACCAGTGACGACCAAGGCCAAAGTTTGTGCAG TGGAGCCTGTACGAGCCTTGTCAACCAGATCAGCCAGCAGGCCTCCTGTTACAGCAGTTCCTGTGGTGAAAGACAAACCTaaggacaaggctgcag ATGTAAGAACCACAAGGAAGAGAGCCATTGTCAACCCTGTGGTCCCCCCTTCtggcagagaaagaaactgCAAAG CAACTGTCAACGACACTGCCCAGCCTCCTGTCCCCAAG GAGCCTGAGATAGAGGAACCAGCCCGAGTTCATCCTCCCAGCCCTACACCCTGTTCTGAGGAGGAAGACGTGGTGTTCGACCAAGCTCCAGCTGATGCTCCATCCTCTTTATCCTCATTTGCTCCAGAGGGTTTTGTCTTCCAGGCTCCTGCTGGTTTGTCATGCTTCAAGTTTGAGCCTCTCACTCCTCGCTCAGCAGATGCCTTCCTTACACCAAG CACCAGCTTCAATATCCCACCAGCTCCCGTATTCAATTTGGAGCCTCAAGTCGAACTAAGCAAGCCCTCTCCCCCTAAATCACCTTGCCGCTCCCCACCTCGTACATCTCCCACAGTGGCTCCTCCAACTTCAGGCAGCCCCCTGGAATCAAAGCATGATGTTCCATACTTCAG ATCGGAAATTGccaatgagacagacagactgacaactCTGTGTTCTCACTGGGAGTCTAAAGTGGAGGATGAGTCCATCCCAGAAGAGA TGAGAGACCGTATGCGCACAGCAGTCGGCCAAGCGAGGCTTTTGATGAAAGAGCGATTTAACCAGTTCAGCGGCCTGGTGGACGACTGCGAGCTGGGCCGAGGGGAGAAGATCACCACCTGCACTGACCTGCAGGGATTCTGGGACATGGTTTATTACCAG GTAGAGGACGTCAACAAGAAGTTTGAAGCTCTCAAAGAAGCAGAGGGTCGAGGCTGGGTGGAGGAGCACAAGCccccaccccgacagaggaaaGTAGTGAAG AAACCAGCAGCTGTGCCTGCCAAGCCAACAGGAACCAAAGCAGCAGCCAAGTCTCGCCTGGCTGCTGTGAAAGCTGCCATGAAAGCCAgacagcaggcagcagaggcagagaaagctGCAAAGGATGCTGGTAAAAGCGAGGATGACCCCAGCGTGAACTCTCAGGaaccacaaccacaaacagGGGCCCACATGTCAGACACAGTGCTCTTTGATGGAGGCTTCTTCCAAGTGGAGAGTCCAGCCAAACCCTCAG GTTCAGTGAGGAGATCCAACCGTCTGAGCGCTGCTGTGCCGCCTCAGGCCTCTCCCTGCTCCAACTACCTCACACCTCGAAGAGTCACTCGACGATCCCTTGCATTGGCTCAGACCCCCGCTCAGGCCGTTGCTTCTCCTGCTCAACCTGTCCTCACTCCTGCCCGCATGTGTCTTACTCTCGACGAAACCCCAGCACAAGCACCAAAGCCTCAGTGTGCCACTCCCCAGTCATCTCAGGAGAGAAAGGACACTGTGAatgtctctctttgtttctcaccTGTCAAGGAAGTTCTTTCAGACGACACCCAGCCTGAGGGGGGCCcttcacagcagacagaaacagtCTCTACGCAGGAAAACCCTGAACTGAGCACAGCCATACCTGTGCATTCACTTCCATCTATTTCTGTAGTGGAGGAGCAAGACGAACCAGCTGAAGCTGTCGATGTTGACCCTCCTGTCTCTCCAagactctccctctctctgtgcaaAACACCTACTCCTGCCTTCCCTGAGCCCTCATCATCTCTGAGTTTCACGCTGTCACCCTGTATGACTCCCTGCCAGCCTcccatctcctccctccctgctgtACATGGCCAGGTGGAGGCtcaagtgtctgtgtgttgtacaCCAGACAGCTCAGTTGTTGAG GAAATTCCCGGGTTGGACTTCGAGCGTTACCTCCAGCCATCACAGAGATGCAGCCTGTCACCAAGGGAGACAGTTGCCATGGAGACGTTGTCACCCATGGCAGTGGATGTTGAGATGGAGAGTCCCAGAAGTCAATCTGAAGACCTGCTAACTCAACAGGAACCAG CACTAACAGCGGTGCCCTCAGTGTTAAATCTTCAGTCACCACAG GTCCAGACAGCAGAGTCTGCCCTGCTTCTTTTCACCCCGGACCTGAGCAACCGGATACGCCAGTCTGTATGTCCAAGTGACCTCATGGTCTTCACCCCTCCCTCTAATATGTAG
- the rsph10b gene encoding radial spoke head 10 homolog B, with the protein MTQGKDKKKSTIKKDKQENEKTCGNAEPPQTVEGRDKRKLLSDSGTLDDTYELPALFNLIIQRYEGETSEGQFHGEGVACFEGGHLYKGMFTKGLLDGHGVFTCTGGLKYEGEFVCSKPMGQGSITWPNGSSYKGDVYQGIRHGTGTYNCAKSGVLYRGQWDQGKRHGKGTVYYNQDKTSWYKGDWVKNNREGLGVRCYPSGNVYSGEWKNNLRHGEGTMRWLKLGQQYVGMWQDGLQHGQGTHVWILRRAYGSQYSQCNRYTGDFVQGQRHGLGTFYYAGGAIYEGEWKNNKKHGKGKFTFKDGHVFEGEFVDDQMITPNLNGNRAPTPLCGALPLSGSESSVLGPDMALNIECLLNQIPERKRDTERKQVEFVVLRKDAELRSIYSFYSRLGNDHSPDNTFLLSRLQLWRLLKDCNIHHHEITLAQIDHFIKEDTATEIHSPFTPLPLHRLLSCLVSVAYHIYNKDILSQKHLLAACLSKLMTDDILPNAKNVKGFLFGQPDLSVVAMNYMKRCWKVYQAYCKVHAAPRDDQTMTFRHLLWMFKDLRLLDNKLTTASLLKVITAESHDPNNLSSCLDLEITFLEFFEVLLGCAEVKCQRVSESLEEHQSLSRFDSKTLRNLSEIRDQDILETQQNVKTEVHEQPQSPEHTEEQRGEGKGMQTRGTEAKDQTIHQFFNHFFFPAFDHHQLVTEKIKEDKQQEALRCIAAAKTLQRARQKEH; encoded by the exons ATGACACAGGgcaaagacaagaagaaaagcACGATAAAAAAGGATAAACAGGAAAACGAGAAGACGTGTGGAAACGCAGAGCCACCGCAGACAGTGGAaggaagagacaaaagaaagttACTGAGCGACTCTGGTACTCTGGATGACACCTACGAACTCCCGGCACTATTTAACCTAATTATTCAGAG ATATGAGGGGGAAACCAGTGAGGGCCAGTTTCATGGAGAAGGTGTTGCTTGTTTTGAAGGAGGCCATTTGTACAAG GGCATGTTTACCAAGGGACTTCTGGATGGACATGGTGTCTTCACATGTACAGGCGGATTGAAATATGAG GGAGAATTTGTGTGCAGCAAGCCCATGGGCCAGGGTTCCATCACCTGGCCAAATGGCAGCTCCTATAAGGGAGATGTCTACCAGGGTATACGACATGGGACTGGAACTTACAATTGTGCCAAAAGTGGTGTGTTATACAGAGGGCAGTGGGATCAGGGCAAGAGGCATGGAAAG GGTACTGTGTATTATAACCAGGATAAGACCTCTTGGTACAAAGGAGATTGGGTGAAGAACAACAGAGAGGGACTGGGAGTGAGATG CTACCCTTCTGGTAACGTTTACTCTGGTGAGTGGAAGAATAACCTAAGACATGGAGAGGGCACGATGAGGTGGCTAAAGCTGGGACAGCAGTATGTTGGGATGTGGCAGGATGGACTCCAG CATGGGCAAGGCACACATGTCTGGATCCTAAGGCGAGCATACGGATCCCAGTATTCCCAGTGTAATCGGTACACAGGGGACTTCGTTCAGGGTCAGAGGCACGGACTGGGAACGTTTTACTATGCTGGTGGTGCAATCTATGAAGGAGAATGgaagaacaataaaaaacatgGGAAG GGAAAATTCACTTTTAAGGACGGGCATGTTTTTGAAGGAGAGTTTGTGGACGATCAGATGATAACACCCAACTTGAATGGAAACAGAGCTCCCACTCCTCTGTGTG GTGCATTGCCTCTGTCAGGTAGCGAGTCATCGGTCTTAGGACCAGACATGGCTCTGAACATCGAATGTCTTCTGAATCAAATCCCTGAAAGAAAGCGTGACACAGAGCGCAAACAG GTGGAGTTTGTGGTATTAAGGAAAGACGCAGAGCTGCGGTCTATCTACAGTTTCTACAGCAGACTTGGTAATGACCACTCCCCAGACAACACCTTCCTGCTGTCCCGCCTGCAGCTCTGGCGCCTGCTCAAAGACTGTAACATCCACCATCACGAAATCACTCTGGCACAGATAGACCATTTTATCAAAG agGATACTGCTACAGAGATCCACTCTCCCTTTACCCCCTTACCTCTTCATAGGCTCCTCAGCTGTCTTGTGAGCGTGGCCTACCACATCTACAATAAAGACATATT GTCACAAAAGCACCTTCTGGCTGCTTGCTTATCCAAACTGATGACAGATGACATCCTTCCCAATGCTAAGAATGTAAAAG GCTTCCTGTTTGGACAACCAGACCTTTCAGTGGTGGCTATGAACTACATGAAGAGGTGCTGGAAAGTCTATCAGGCTTACTGCAAGGTTCATGCAGCCCCCAGAGATGACCAGACCATGACCTTCAGACACCTGCTGTGGATGTTCAAG GATCTTCGTCTGTTGGACAATAAGCTGACCACAGCGAGTTTACTGAAGGTCATCACTGCAGAGAGCCACGACCCCAACAACCTGTCCTCCTGCCTGGATCTGGAG ATTACGTTTCTGGAGTTTTTTGAGGTACTGCTGGGCTGTGCTGAGGTGAAGTGTCAGCGGGTTTCTGAAAGCCTGGAGGAGCATCAGTCCCTATCCAGATTCGATTCGAAGACTCTGAGAAATCTTTCTGAAAT CCGTGATCAGGACATCTTGGAGACTCAACAAAATGTCAAGACTGAAGTACATGAGCAGCCTCAGTCTCCAg AGCACACAGAAGAGCAAAGAGGTGAGGGAAAGGGTATGCAAACCAGAGGAACGGAGGCCAAAGACCAGACAATTCATCAGTTCTTCAACCACTTTTTCTTCCCTGCGTTTGACCATCATCAGTTGGTGACTGAAAAGATCAAGGAAGATAAACAGCAGGAGGCCTTAAGATGCATCGCTGCAGCTAAGACCCTACAAAGAGCCAG GCAGAAGGAGCATTAA